A section of the Nerophis ophidion isolate RoL-2023_Sa linkage group LG16, RoL_Noph_v1.0, whole genome shotgun sequence genome encodes:
- the LOC133534973 gene encoding myosin heavy chain, fast skeletal muscle-like, with product MSGDPEMECFGPAAVFLRKPERERLEAQNTPFDAKTAYFVSEATEMYVKGKLVKKEGGKASVEVKGGKTLTVKDDEIFPMNPPKFDKIEDMAMMTHLSEPSVLYNLKERYAAWMIYTYSGLFCVTVNPYKWLPVYDAKVVSGYRGKKRIEAPPHIFSISDNAYQFMLQDRENQSILITGESGAGKTVNTKRVIQYFATIAVAGGKKSEQSASKMKGSLEDQIIAANPLLESYGNAKTVRNDNSSRFGKFIRIHFGTTGKLASADIETYLLEKSRVTFQLSAERSYHIFYQLATGHKPELLEALLITTNPYDYPMISQGEIVVKSINDVEEFIATDSAIDILGFTAEEKLGIYKLTGAVMHHGNMKFKQKQREEQAEPDGTEVADKIAYLMGLNSADMLKALCYPRVKVGNEMVVKGQTVSQVHNAVMALTKSVYEKMFFWMVVRINEMLDTKQPRSYFIGVLDIAGFEIFDFNSLEQLCINFTNEKLQQFFNHHMFVLEQEEYKKEGIEWEFIDFGMDLAACIELIEKPMGIFSILEEECMFPKATDITFKNKLFDQHIGKSAPFQKPKPAKGKAEAHFALIHYAGTVDYNVNGWLDKNKDPLNDSVVQLYQKSSVKLLALLFVSHSSGDDPKAKKGGKKKGGSFQTVSALFRENLGKLMTNLRSTHPHFVRCLIPNETKTPGLMENHLVIHQLRCNGVLEGIRICRKGFPSRILYADFKQRYKVLNASVIPEGHFIDNKKASEKLLSSIDVDQSQYKFGHTKVFFKAGLLGTLEEMRDEKLVELVTMTQALCRGYVMRKEFVKMMERREAIYSIQYNIRSFMNVKTWPWMKLYFKIKPLLKSAETEKEMAQMKVDFEKTKEDLSKALAKKKELEEKMVSLLQEKNDLQLQIQSEGETLADAEERCEGLIKAKIQLEAKVKEVSERLEDEEEVNGELTAKKRKLEDECSELKKDIDDMELTLAKVEKEKHATENKVKNLVEEMASQDETIAKLSKEKKSLQESHQQTLDDLQAEEDKVNTLTKAKIKLEQQVDDLEGSLEQEKKLRMDLERSKRKLEGDLKLAHESIMDLENDKQQSDEKIKKRDFEISQLLSRIEDEQIVGIQLHKKIKELQARIEELEEEIEAERAARAKVEKQRSDLARELEEISERLEEAGGATSVQIEMNKKREAEFQKMRRDLEESTLQHEATSAALRKKQADSVAELGEQIDNLQRVKQKLEKEKSEYKMEIDDLSSNMEAISKSKGNLEKMCRSLEDQLSEFKSKNEEQTRQLNDMNVQRARLTTENGEFGRQLEEKESLVSQLTRGKQAFIHQIEELKRSLEEETKSKNALAHAVQSSRHDCDLLREQYEEEQEAKAELQRSMSKANSEVAQWRTKYETDAIQRTEELEEAKKKLAQRLQDAEESIEAVNAKCASLEKTKQRLQAEVEDLMIDVERANALAANLDKKQRNFDKILAEWKQKYEESQAELEGALKESRSLSTEMFKLKNSYEEALDHLENLKRENKNLQQEITDLTEHIGESAKTIHELEKAKKIAESEKYEIQTALEEAEATLEHEESKIIRIQLELTQVKSEIDRKLAEKDEEMEQIKRNSLRVIESMQSTLDAEIRSRNDALRVKKKMEGDLNEMEIQLSHANRQAAEAQKQLRNVQGQLKDAQLHLDESLRAYADMKEQVAMVERRNNLMMAEIEELRVALEQTDRSRKVAEQELVDASERVGLLHSQNTNLINTKRKLEGELLQIQGEVEDSVQEARNAEEKAKKAITDAAMMAEELKKEQDTSAHLERMKKNLEVTVKDLQNRLDEAETLALKGGKKQLQKLEARVRELESEVDAEQRRGAEAIKGVRKYERRVKELTYQTEEDKKNIVRLQDLVDKLQLKVKAYKRQSEESEEQANSHLSRYRKVQHEMEEAQERADIAESQVNKLRAKSRDIGRGRDAEE from the exons ATGTCTGGGGACCCGGAAATGGAGTGTTTTGGTCCGGCGGCGGTTTTCCTCCGAAAGCCAGAAAGAGAGAGACTTGAGGCTCAAAACACTCCTTTTGACGCCAAGACCGCGTACTTTGTGTCTGAGGCCACGGAGATGTATGTAAAAGGAAAACTGGTGAAGAAGGAGGGCGGCAAAGCCTCTGTTGAAGTCAAGGGTGGCAAG ACTCTCACCGTCAAAGATGATGAAATATTCCCCATGAATCCACCGAAGTTTGACAAGATTGAGGACATGGCCATGATGACCCACCTCAGCGAGCCTTCTGTGCTGTATAACCTCAAAGAGCGCTACGCAGCATGGATGATCTAC ACCTACTCTGGGTTGTTCTGCGTCACTGTGAACCCTTACAAGTGGCTCCCAGTGTACGACGCAAAGGTCGTATCGGGATACAGAGGCAAAAAGAGGATTGAGGCACCACCCCACATCTTCTCCATCTCTGACAACGCCTATCAGTTCATGCTCCAAG ATCGTGAGAACCAGTCCATCCTGATTAC CGGAGAATCCGGAGCAGGAAAGACTGTGAACACCAAACGTGTCATCCAGTACTTTGCGACAATCGCAGTGGCTGGAGGAAAGAAATCAGAACAGTCTGCCAGCAAAATGAAG GGATCGCTGGAAGATCAAATCATTGCAGCAAATCCCCTACTGGAGTCTTATGGTAATGCCAAGACCGTGAGGAATGACAACTCCTCCCGTTTT GGTAAATTCATCAGAATCCATTTTGGCACGACGGGAAAGCTGGCTTCAGCAGATATTGAAACTT ATCTGCTGGAGAAGTCACGTGTGACCTTCCAGCTATCTGCTGAGAGGAGCTACCACATCTTTTATCAGCTTGCCACAGGCCACAAGCCGGAGTTGTTAG AGGCTCTACTCATCACTACCAATCCTTACGACTATCCCATGATTAGCCAGGGAGAAATTGTTGTCAAGAGCATCAATGATGTTGAGGAGTTCATCGCCACTGAT AGTGCCATTGACATCTTGGGCTTTACTGCAGAAGAAAAGCTGGGCATTTACAAGTTAACTGGAGCCGTGATGCATCATGGCAACATGAAGTTCAAGCAGAAACAAAGAGAAGAGCAAGCTGAGCCTGATGGCACTGAGG TGGCTGATAAAATTGCCTACCTCATGGGCCTCAACTCAGCCGATATGCTTAAGGCTTTGTGTTATCCAAGAGTAAAGGTGGGCAATGAAATGGTGGTTAAAGGTCAAACTGTTTCCCAG GTTCACAACGCTGTCATGGCCCTCACCAAATCTGTCTATGAAAAAATGTTCTTCTGGATGGTCGTCCGAATTAATGAGATGTTGGACACCAAACAGCCTAGAAGCTACTTTATTGGTGTGCTGGATATTGCTGGATTTGAGATTTTTGAT TTCAACAGCTTGGAGCAGCTCTGCATCAACTTCACCAATGAGAAACTGCAACAGTTTTTCAACCACCACATGTTTGTCCTGGAGCAAGAAGAGTACAAGAAAGAAGGAATCGAATGGGAGTTCATTGACTTCGGCATGGACTTGGCTGCCTGCATTGAGCTTATTGAGAAG CCAATGGGCATCTTCTCTATCCTTGAAGAGGAGTGCATGTTCCCCAAAGCAACTGACATAACCTTTAAGAACAAACTGTTTGACCAACATATTGGCAAAAGTGCCCCCTTCCAGAAGCCAAAGCCAGCCAAAGGCAAAGCTGAGGCTCACTTTGCCCTTATCCACTACGCTGGAACCGTTGACTACAATGTCAATGGCTGGCTGGACAAGAACAAGGACCCCCTGAATGACTCAGTTGTGCAGCTCTACCAGAAGTCCTCAGTCAAGCTGTTGGCTTTGCTGTTTGTATCTCATTCATCTGGAGATG ATCCAAAAGCAAAGAAAGGTGGCAAAAAGAAGGGTGGTTCATTCCAGACTGTGTCAGCTCTCTTTAGG GAAAACCTGGGAAAGCTGATGACCAACCTTAGGAGCACCCACCCACATTTTGTGCGCTGTTTGATTCCAAATGAGACCAAAACGCCAG GTCTGATGGAGAACCACCTGGTCATCCACCAACTGCGTTGTAACGGTGTGCTGGAAGGCATCAGGATCTGCAGGAAAGGTTTCCCCAGCAGAATCCTCTATGCTGACTTCAAGCAAAG ATACAAAGTATTGAATGCTAGCGTCATTCCAGAGGGGCACTTCATTGACAATAAAAAAGCTTCAGAGAAACTCTTGAGCTCAATTGATGTTGACCAGAGTCAGTACAAGTTTGGACACACAAAG GTGTTCTTCAAAGCTGGACTTCTTGGTACACTGGAGGAGATGAGAGATGAGAAACTGGTTGAATTGGTGACTATGACTCAGGCTCTCTGCAGAGGTTACGTCATGAGGAAGGAGTTTGTCAAAATGATGGAGAGGAG GGAGGCCATTTACTCCATCCAGTACAACATACGCTCATTCATGAACGTCAAAACATGGCCATGGATGAAACTGTACTTCAAGATCAAGCCTCTGCTAAAGAGTGCAGAGACTGAAAAGGAAATGGCCCAAATGAAAGTAGACTTTGAAAAAACCAAGGAGGATCTTAGCAAGGCTTTAGCCAAGAAGAAGGAACTAGAGGAGAAGATGGTTTCTCTTCTGCAGGAGAAGAATGACTTGCAGCTGCAGATTCAGTCT GAGGGTGAAACCCTTGCTGATGCTGAGGAAAGGTGTGAGGGGCTCATCAAAGCCAAAATCCAGCTGGAGGCAAAAGTCAAAGAGGTGTCTGAGAGgctggaggatgaggaggaggtgAACGGTGAGTTGACAGCCAAGAAGAGGAAGCTGGAGGATGAGTGCTCTGAGTTGAAGAAAGACATCGATGACATGGAGCTTACCTTGGCTAAAGTAGAGAAGGAGAAACATGCCACTGAGAACAAG GTTAAAAACCTTGTTGAGGAGATGGCCTCTCAAGATGAGACCATTGCCAAGTTGTCTAAAGAGAAGAAATCCCTCCAAGAGTCTCACCAGCAGACATTGGATGATCTTCAAGCAGAGGAAGACAAAGTCAACACTCTGACCAAGGCTAAGATCAAGTTGGAACAGCAAGTGGATGAT CTTGAAGGATCCCTGGAGCAAGAAAAGAAGCTACGCATGGATCTTGAGCGATCAAAAAGGAAGCTGGAAGGAGATTTAAAGCTGGCCCAtgaatccataatggatctagaaAATGACAAGCAACAATCTGATGAGAAAATCAAGAA gagGGACTTTGAGATAAGCCAGCTTCTTAGCAGAATCGAGGATGAACAAATAGTTGGGATTCAACTTCATAAGAAAATCAAAGAATTGCAA GCTCGTATTGAGGAGCTTGAGGAGGAGATTGAAGCTGAGCGTGCTGCTCGAGCCAAGGTGGAGAAGCAGAGGTCTGATCTAGCCAGGGAACTAGAGGAGATCAGTGAGCGTCTCGAAGAGGCTGGCGGCGCCACATCTGTTCAGATCGAGATGAACAAAAAGCGCGAGGCTGAATTCCAGAAGATGCGTCGTGACCTCGAAGAGTCTACCTTGCAACATGAGGCCACTTCTGCAGCTCTCCGCAAGAAGCAGGCTGACAGTGTGGCAGAACTTGGGGAGCAGATAGACAACCTTCAGCGTGTCAAGCAGaagctggagaaggagaagagtgAATACAAGATGGAGATTGATGACCTCAGCAGCAACATGGAAGCCATTAGCAAATCCAAA GGAAACCTGGAGAAAATGTGTCGTTCACTGGAAGATCAATTAAGTGAATTTAAGTCCAAGAATGAAGAGCAAACGCGTCAGTTAAATGATATGAACGTTCAAAGAGCAAGACTGACAACAGAAAATG GGGAATTTGGTCGTCAGTTGGAAGAAAAGGAATCTCTGGTTTCTCAGCTTACAAGGGGAAAACAGGCATTTATTCATCAGATAGAAGAACTTAAAAGAAGTCTTGAAGAAGAAACAAAG TCCAAGAACGCCCTGGCCCACGCTGTCCAGTCTTCTCGTCATGACTGTGACCTGCTCAGAGAGCAGTATGAAGAGGAACAGGAGGCCAAGGCTGAACTTCAGCGATCCATGTCCAAGGCCAACAGTGAGGTTGCTCAGTGGAGAACCAAATACGAAACTGATGCCATCCAGCGTACTGAAGAGCTTGAGGAGGCAAA gaAAAAGCTTGCCCAACGTCTCCAGGATGCAGAGGAGAGCATCGAGGCAGTGAACGCAAAGTGTGCTTCTCTGGAAAAGACCAAACAGAGGCTGCAGGCTGAAGTGGAAGATCTGATGATCGACGTGGAGAGAGCCAATGCTCTGGCTGCTAACCTTGACAAGAAGCAGAGGAACTTTGACAAG ATTCTAGCTGAGTGGAAACAGAAATATGAGGAGAGCCAAGCAGAGTTAGAAGGTGCACTTAAGGAGTCCCGCTCACTCAGCACGGAAATGTTCAAACTGAAGAACTCCTATGAAGAAGCTCTGGACCACCTGGAGAACCTGAAGAGGGAGAACAAGAACCTGCAAC AGGAAATCACAGATTTGACTGAGCACATTGGTGAGTCAGCAAAGACAATCCATGAGTTGGAAAAGGCCAAAAAGATTGCTGAGAGTGAGAAATACGAAATCCAAACAGCTCTTGAGGAAGCAGAG GCCACCTTGGAACATGAAGAATCAAAGATCATTCGCATTCAGCTTGAACTGACTCAAGTCAAGAGTGAGATCGACAGAAAGCTTGCAGAGAAAGATGAAGAGATGGAGCAGATCAAGAGAAACAGTCTGCGTGTGATCGAGTCCATGCAGAGCACCTTGGATGCTGAGATCAGGAGTAGAAATGATGCCCTGAGAGTCAAGAAGAAGATGGAGGGAGACCTGAATGAGATGGAGATTCAGCTCAGCCATGCCAACCGACAGGCAGCTGAAGCCCAGAAACAACTGAGAAATGTTCAGGGACAACTAAAG GATGCTCAACTGCACCTTGACGAGTCTCTGAGGGCTTATGCAGACATGAAAGAGCAAGTTGCCATGGTGGAGCGCAGGAACAACCTGATGATGGCTGAGATCGAGGAGCTGAGAGTTGCTCTGGAACAGACGGACAGAAGTCGCAAAGTGGCTGAACAGGAGTTGGTTGATGCCAGTGAGCGTGTTGGTCTGCTGCACTCGCAG AATACAAATCTTATAAACACAAAGAGGAAGCTGGAGGGGGAACTTCTCCAGATCCAGGGTGAAGTGGAGGATTCTGTTCAGGAAGCACGGAATGCTGAAGAAAAGGCCAAGAAAGCAATTACTGAT GCTGCTATGATGGCAGAGGAGCTAAAGAAGGAGCAGGACACCAGCGCTCACTTGGAGAGGATGAAGAAAAACCTAGAAGTGACAGTCAAAGACCTGCAGAACCGACTGGATGAAGCTGAGACTCTGGCTTTGAAGGGGGGCAAGAAGCAGCTTCAGAAACTGGAGGCTCGG GTTCGAGAGCTTGAGTCAGAGGTGGACGCTGAGCAGAGAAGAGGCGCCGAAGCCATCAAGGGAGTCCGCAAGTATGAACGTCGAGTGAAGGAGCTCACTTATCag ACGGAGGAGGACAAGAAGAATATTGTGAGACTCCAGGACCTTGTGGACAAGCTGCAACTAAAAGTGAAAGCCTACAAGAGGCAATCAGAGGAATCT GAAGAGCAGGCCAACAGCCACCTGTCCAGGTACAGGAAGGTTCAACACGAGATGGAAGAAGCTCAGGAGAGAGCCGATATCGCTGAGTCTCAAGTCAACAAGCTGAGAGCCAAGAGCCGTGACATTGGCAgg GGAAGGGATGCCGAAGAATGA